One window from the genome of Cucumis melo cultivar AY chromosome 10, USDA_Cmelo_AY_1.0, whole genome shotgun sequence encodes:
- the LOC103489297 gene encoding chaperone protein dnaJ 15 has product MGTSSKTEGPSTPALRRDPYEVLSVSRDSTDQEIKTAYRKLALKYHPDKNVGNPEASELFKEVAYSYNILSDPEKRRQYDSAGFEALDVDGMDMEIDLSNLGTVNTMFAALFSKLGVPIKTTISANVLEEALNGTVTIRPLPIGTSVSGKVDKQCAHFFGVTINDQQAAAGIVVRVTSTAQSKLKLLYFEQDANGGYGLALQEDSEKNGKVSSVGMYFLHFQVYRMDSTVNALAMAKDPEAAFFKRLEGLQPCEVSELKSGTHIFAVYGDNFFKSATYTIEAICAKSYEDTTEKLKEIEAQILRKRNELRQFETEYRKALARFQEVTNRYTQEKQFVDELLKKRDSIHSSFTVSRPANHIDIGSGLSNGRTDDSKVYTTGEDGGSDGKDKPTKKKWFNLNLKGSDKKLG; this is encoded by the exons ATGGGGACGAGTTCAAAGACGGAAGGACCTTCAACTCCGGCTCTTCGACGAGACCCATATGAGGTATTGTCTGTGTCCAGAGATTCTACAGATCAGGAAATTAAGACTGCTTATAGGAAACTCGCGCTCAA GTATCATCCTGATAAAAATGTAGGGAATCCTGAGGCTTCAGAACTGTTCAAAGAGGTTGCTTATTCTTACAACATTTTGTCTGATCCTGAGAAGAGAAGGCAGTATGACAGTGCTGGCTTTGAG GCTCTTGATGTGGATGGTATGGACATGGAAATTGACTTATCCAATTTGGGCACTGTTAATACCATGTTTGCAGCTTTATTTAG CAAGTTGGGTGTCCCCATTAAGACTACAATATCAGCCAATGTTCTCGAAGAAGCTCTAAATGGAACTGTGACCATCAGACCTCTTCCTATTGGAACATCAGTCAGTGGAAAG GTAGATAAACAATGTGCTCACTTCTTTGGTGTAACAATCAACGATCAACAGGCTGCTGCAGGCATTGTTGTCAGAGTTACTTCCACTGCTCAAAGCAAACTTAAG CTGCTTTACTTTGAGCAAGATGCCAATGGTGGTTATGGTTTAGCCTTACAG GAGGATAGTGAGAAAAATGGCAAGGTTTCATCTGTCGGGATGTATTTTCTACATTTTCAAGTATACAGGATGGATTCAACTGTGAATGCA TTAGCAATGGCAAAGGACCCTGAGGCTGCTTTTTTCAAGAGATTGGAAGGCCTTCAGCCTTGTGAGGTTTCAGAACTAAAATCTGGAACACATATATTCGCTGTCTATG GTGATAACTTCTTCAAGTCTGCAACCTACACAATTGAGGCAATTTGTGCAAAATCATACGAAGATACAACAGAGAAGCTCAAAGAAATTGAAGCTCAAATTTTAAGAAAGAGAAATGAGTTGCGTCAATTTGAAACTGAATATAGGAAG GCACTGGCACGCTTTCAAGAAGTTACAAACCGATACACTCAGGAAAAACAATTT GTTGATGAACTTCTAAAAAAGAGAGATAGCATTCACTCTTCTTTCACGGTTTCCAGGCCAGCAAACCATATCGATATTGGCAGTGGGTTAAGTAACGGAAGAACTGATGATTCAAAAGTTTACACTACAGGAGAAGATGGAGGCTCAGATGGAAAGGACAAACCTACCAAGAAGAAATGGTTTAATCTTAATCTGAAAGGATCAGACAAAAAGCTCGGTTGA